A genomic stretch from Anaerolinea thermophila UNI-1 includes:
- a CDS encoding DUF6056 family protein codes for MDPQLSRRRGYDAPRAVQWLAVGTFIMALAFLGYLGTYARYWADDYCYGLVARQSGLWQGLLEWYTLSGNRFSAFALVALLEPLGLNGVRFLPAAVLLLWVISGYVFLQELLGLFRVNFSRRGVLLLALMLVFYSVFLAPDRLQTLYWRMGTLHYTLPLPLMALTGWTLLRASRQSALQGWRRHLYLLLGLWTFFIGGLSETTGALQVTFLVLLGLGVWYKSASITKSFWIGWLSALAGALLALGVMLLSPSNAWRQAQLPPPPSLWALVTFTLRYVVDFVVYSLRGMPIPLGVLALTVWGLTILQSGERIPYKKGLAGIGLSLAIGALFLLSSMAPSVYAGLQYPTGRALMPARFIFIFTFMTIAWMLAGMMRSSPSVPGIWRWLAIGALLLGALYPMRGVLNLQAEYQGLSLRAQRWDERYAHITQALAQGERTVTVKETDVVMGLEDWNAGGNWVSTCAERYYGLEHLEIVR; via the coding sequence ATGGATCCACAATTGAGCCGTCGAAGGGGATATGATGCACCCCGCGCTGTGCAGTGGCTGGCGGTGGGAACGTTTATCATGGCGCTGGCATTTCTGGGTTATCTGGGCACGTATGCGCGCTACTGGGCAGATGACTACTGCTATGGGCTGGTTGCGCGTCAGTCGGGGCTGTGGCAGGGCTTGCTGGAATGGTACACCCTTTCGGGCAACCGCTTTTCTGCCTTTGCGCTGGTGGCTTTGCTCGAGCCGCTGGGACTGAATGGCGTGCGCTTCTTGCCTGCGGCGGTGCTCTTGCTCTGGGTGATTAGCGGCTATGTGTTCCTACAGGAACTGCTGGGACTTTTCCGGGTAAATTTTTCCCGCCGCGGTGTTTTGCTCCTGGCACTAATGCTGGTGTTTTACAGCGTGTTCCTTGCCCCCGACCGCTTGCAGACGCTCTACTGGCGAATGGGCACGCTTCACTATACCCTGCCTTTACCCCTCATGGCTTTGACAGGTTGGACGCTGTTGCGCGCGTCTCGCCAATCGGCCTTGCAGGGCTGGCGCAGGCATCTGTACCTTCTCCTTGGACTGTGGACGTTCTTTATCGGAGGGCTTTCGGAAACCACCGGCGCTTTGCAGGTGACTTTCCTGGTTCTGCTGGGACTGGGAGTCTGGTACAAGAGCGCCTCTATAACAAAATCGTTCTGGATTGGCTGGCTCTCTGCGCTGGCGGGTGCGTTGCTAGCGCTGGGGGTGATGCTCCTTTCGCCGTCCAATGCCTGGCGGCAGGCACAGCTCCCGCCGCCTCCCAGCCTCTGGGCATTGGTGACGTTTACCCTGCGGTATGTGGTGGACTTCGTGGTATATTCGCTGCGCGGAATGCCAATCCCGCTGGGAGTACTGGCTTTGACGGTGTGGGGGCTGACCATTCTGCAGTCGGGAGAGCGCATTCCCTACAAAAAAGGTTTGGCGGGGATTGGCTTATCTCTGGCGATTGGCGCATTATTCTTGCTTTCCAGCATGGCGCCCAGCGTGTACGCTGGATTGCAATACCCTACCGGCCGCGCCTTGATGCCTGCACGCTTTATCTTCATTTTTACCTTCATGACGATTGCCTGGATGCTGGCAGGAATGATGCGTTCCTCTCCATCTGTTCCGGGGATATGGCGCTGGCTGGCGATCGGGGCGCTGTTGCTGGGAGCGTTGTACCCCATGCGTGGGGTGTTGAACCTGCAGGCAGAATATCAGGGGTTAAGCCTGCGTGCCCAGCGCTGGGATGAGCGCTATGCCCATATTACTCAAGCCCTCGCGCAGGGGGAGCGCACGGTGACGGTGAAGGAAACCGATGTAGTCATGGGGCTGGAGGACTGGAACGCCGGAGGCAACTGGGTAAGCACCTGCGCCGAGCGGTATTATGGTCTGGAACACCTCGAAATTGTGCGGTAA
- a CDS encoding glycosyltransferase family 2 protein — MTLVTIVTPSFNQARFLEETMLSVLHQDYPHIEYIVVDGGSTDGSVDVIRRYADRLAWWVSEPDRGQTDAINKGFAHAHGEILAWLNSDDTYQPGAVRAAVEALEKHPEAAMVYGDAHYIDENGRVIGRFPAAQTDYRRLRQGYVHIPQQAAFWRASYWRQVGPLDPTFYFAMDYDLWVRLAALAPLVYIPGQVWANFRLHSDAKTISADDRCWPEMLRVHRRLGGGWFAPIVFKYYLRRLVAPYIRWKRKRLFTNG, encoded by the coding sequence ATGACGCTGGTAACCATTGTGACGCCTTCGTTCAATCAGGCGCGGTTTCTGGAAGAAACCATGCTTTCGGTGCTTCACCAGGATTACCCTCATATCGAGTATATTGTGGTGGACGGCGGCTCGACCGATGGCAGTGTGGATGTCATCCGGCGTTATGCTGACCGCCTTGCCTGGTGGGTTTCGGAACCTGACCGCGGGCAGACCGATGCCATCAATAAAGGGTTTGCTCATGCCCATGGCGAGATTCTGGCATGGCTCAACTCCGATGACACCTATCAGCCGGGAGCGGTGCGCGCCGCAGTGGAGGCGCTGGAAAAACATCCCGAAGCCGCTATGGTGTACGGGGATGCTCATTATATCGACGAAAACGGCAGGGTGATTGGGCGTTTCCCCGCCGCCCAGACCGATTATCGCCGTCTGCGTCAGGGGTACGTGCATATTCCCCAACAAGCCGCGTTTTGGCGCGCCTCGTACTGGCGGCAGGTAGGTCCGCTTGATCCGACGTTTTACTTTGCCATGGATTACGACTTGTGGGTGCGGCTGGCGGCGCTGGCGCCGCTGGTGTACATCCCCGGGCAGGTGTGGGCAAATTTTCGCCTGCATTCGGATGCTAAAACCATCTCCGCCGATGATCGTTGCTGGCCTGAGATGTTGCGGGTGCACCGCCGCCTGGGTGGTGGGTGGTTTGCCCCGATTGTCTTCAAGTATTATCTTCGCCGCCTGGTGGCGCCGTATATTCGCTGGAAGCGCAAGCGTTTATTTACAAACGGCTAA
- a CDS encoding GGDEF domain-containing response regulator: MGKARLLIVEDDVDISNMLKIYFSSQGYDVETALRGSDALEKTRQNMPHLIVLDIMLPDINGYEVCRQLRTTTRTSHIPVIFLTQKDERSDRLQGLELGADDYITKPFDIDELRLRVQNAISRSERESLTDPQTGLPAGRMIEDQLRQVIRQPRGWAFLDVRINYFEPFKNVYGFIAGGDVLRFTSMLLGEVVDELGTQNDFVGHAGGDNFIIITAEDRAEAIKQRAKERFKEEVLTHYNFMDRQQGYILAPDEEGKIEPTPLMTLAVGVVSPATHYFADIREITELAAEERRKDAANER, encoded by the coding sequence ATGGGTAAAGCCCGTCTTTTGATCGTAGAAGATGATGTGGATATCTCCAACATGTTGAAGATCTACTTCAGCAGCCAGGGCTATGATGTGGAAACTGCCCTGCGCGGCAGCGATGCGCTGGAAAAGACCCGCCAGAACATGCCCCACTTAATCGTGCTGGACATCATGCTCCCGGATATCAATGGGTACGAGGTTTGCCGTCAACTGCGCACGACCACCCGCACCAGCCATATTCCGGTGATCTTCCTGACTCAAAAGGATGAACGCAGTGACCGTTTGCAGGGGTTGGAATTGGGAGCGGACGATTACATTACCAAGCCCTTTGACATCGATGAACTGCGCTTGCGTGTTCAGAATGCCATTTCCCGTTCGGAGCGCGAGAGCCTGACCGACCCGCAGACCGGCTTGCCTGCAGGGCGAATGATTGAGGATCAACTGCGCCAGGTCATTCGCCAGCCGCGCGGGTGGGCATTCCTGGATGTGCGCATCAATTACTTTGAGCCGTTCAAGAATGTCTACGGCTTTATTGCGGGCGGCGATGTTCTGCGCTTTACTTCCATGTTGCTGGGCGAAGTGGTGGATGAACTGGGCACGCAAAACGATTTTGTTGGACATGCCGGCGGTGATAACTTTATCATCATTACAGCAGAAGACCGCGCCGAAGCCATCAAACAGCGCGCCAAGGAACGCTTCAAGGAAGAAGTTCTCACCCACTACAACTTCATGGATCGCCAGCAGGGCTACATTCTCGCTCCAGATGAAGAAGGGAAAATCGAACCCACTCCGTTGATGACGCTGGCGGTGGGGGTGGTTTCGCCTGCTACCCACTACTTTGCCGATATTCGGGAAATCACCGAACTGGCGGCAGAAGAACGGCGCAAAGATGCCGCCAATGAGCGTTAA
- a CDS encoding GAF domain-containing protein codes for MNALDLGLIFIITGLVFFGVVRLLAQTAPKMRPMPEGDLLKSPAGNGDEAVLVIEAGGRVRSLNARAREVFQLREDETPDLERLVRHARPVDAFMMLCAGQGRARFVLNGRFAEGSSYALTFQQEKLVLVSLRFPELTGLTEGGDQGLSSQTLQTFTELTRAMAASLDLEKTLTAVLEGVEKIVPADYLEIGVWDSEIRRFVFFQLNWVSSSERRLEQDPVVGTPGEGYTGYLFQERSPLLVSDVSRRMDVRPAEGRMPGMRSFLGLPLMAEGEFVGTLELGSRVVGAFREEDLGLIRLLGEQAALAIRNALLFREEKKRSSELSRLSQLTQAFGSMRDPKSLFARLVENVAQLIRVHVAGFLLYHEAQRILEAQVPFYGLPDQIVELYRVNVGINSPLENALLEQDVLLSEDASADTLWENLGLAFVAQAASLHETVLVPLQSGGRMLGYLQVSNRVEGGSFTQSELNLLMIVANQVASIIENALLVQQSRQRAQRAEALRQIVSLTSSAANLDEILQFSVQELARLLRAEVGAVFLMDQARTMLSLHRASFFGPPVEIPERATRLQVDDAQFPFTITESQEVLRVGLISDEVPIIPFYRHLLNLWKVRSVLAVPLVVRGLGVGELWFGNSGEDAFDALDVQLVATAAGQLAGAVEQIFLREQTDESLRRRVEQLISITRISRELSNSLDLDTTLKVIHSEAVRITGADCGSILFFDPKQPEEGLPVVRRVYGDAHSGELTALELRALETLQGVREEDFEREGITPPHAGVRSGLAVPILIRQVLGGVISLHGLRPGQFDENALEMAQSLAVQAAVALRNAVQFEDESRRSALLKRELDTLAELLEVSRFLRPDLPLEESLVAIGGAIRQATPFQVNVISVYEPSDGTLRRVCATGLTLEQWEELKSHVQPWESLRSLLRPEFRVGNVYFIPADRSPSIPADVHVLEFEQPTTDVGKDAWNPEDFLLVPLYDSAGNPLGLISVDMPSDGRRPDRPTFEALEIFGVQAGLMIESHRRVSMLEDRLSELEGERERLTRAAEAARLNMPVLLRRDLDHTLELQDLNRRIERIRASLEIAAQANAQDDAFAVLRTLAQGLLTRFALQVALIAERTPSGVRLIEVLGAVPEGCNVEALFGQRNPLRHLLQTGAEQGNALLVASLDASPDWHQSALLNGLEAKSFVGLYLPGRSGKRYGVLVVGRRTLGAFSEEDRRIFEQLARQVSTGLQNLQLLEETRRRLEEVNYLLDFSLKLSTLKPEEIFRSLVESVREVLPQAQAGWVGLFDAERAVITPQVASGYVDNEAALKTTYSLVSTTGLLGDTPRLLMLRVLRTGEPVRVAEVDFPTQYHLSPEDLLNYRQATRGRLPISCMMLPLRLADKVSGVLVLENFEQPDAFHEDDEALAYSFTQQAGLALENARLYQTVEMRATQLQNLTQTSSRLTSSLQREELVSQLLDLLGRVVPYDTATLWLREGNLLTVFSARGFEDDQSRLGISAAVEDSLLFREMIQTGAPIAVKDVRSDVRFPSLVPPDRLSWLGIPLIVKGEVIGLIACEKKEVGFYTDEYLQVATTFAGQAAVALENARLFEESVRRAAELDQRSQRLALLNRLSGELGQSLDIPYILRATGEHLREALRADVVAFVLVSPDGETSLELEEPVQPGVSLPVVLRDVPLLRHLKDTQGIFNSDHLAEEAYLGGWYDDYFKKRGIQSLLIVPLIAANTLHGWILLQKRETYRFAVAEIELARTVANQAAIAIQNARLFEETRSLTEFLEKRVEERTSELRREHQNSQTLLRVISELSTSLDMDLVLNRALGVINDSLGSNESLAFMLQSNGKSFRAGENLVATWESAGRKVALEREITMLVAKNRKALLLSDVLADSRWQIPAEETPTYRSVLAVPIIMGEEVLGALLLLHREVNYFHENQIPLAEATARQIGIAINNAELFNLIRDQSEHLGKMLREQQIEASRSRALLEAIADGVLVTDGEGKITLFNASAERILDLRAQEVIGRSLEQFSGLFGRSGANWVRTIRNWSKEPKSYGGEFFADQFDLDNGKVIAVHLAPVFWRSQFLGTVSIFRDITHEVQVDRMKSEFVANVSHELRTPMTSIKGYVEIMLLGATGELTPQQRHFLEIVKNNTERLGVLVNDLLDLSRIESGKITLNMTDLNLRLLAEEVMEYVSRRSQEEEKPMNFSLEVEENLPTVRGDEERIRQVITNLVVNGYNYTPENGHVWVRIFRNDGEVQVDVQDDGIGISIEDQERIFERFYRGEDPLVLKTAGTGLGLAVAKTIVTMHNGRIWFKSSGIRGEGSTFSFTLPLNPVE; via the coding sequence GTGAACGCACTCGATCTGGGGCTGATTTTCATCATTACAGGATTGGTCTTCTTTGGCGTGGTGCGCCTGCTGGCGCAAACGGCGCCAAAAATGCGTCCCATGCCTGAAGGGGACTTGTTGAAAAGCCCTGCTGGGAATGGCGATGAAGCCGTACTGGTCATTGAAGCCGGCGGACGGGTGCGTTCGCTGAACGCCCGCGCCCGCGAAGTTTTTCAACTGCGGGAAGACGAGACTCCCGATTTGGAGCGTTTGGTGCGCCATGCCCGCCCAGTGGATGCGTTCATGATGTTATGCGCCGGACAGGGACGGGCGCGTTTTGTTTTGAATGGGCGTTTTGCCGAAGGTTCTTCCTATGCGCTGACTTTTCAGCAGGAAAAACTGGTGCTGGTTTCCCTGCGTTTCCCCGAACTCACCGGGTTGACCGAGGGAGGTGATCAGGGGCTTTCTTCCCAGACCCTGCAAACCTTTACCGAACTCACCCGTGCCATGGCAGCCAGCCTCGATTTGGAGAAAACCCTCACTGCTGTGCTGGAGGGGGTGGAGAAAATCGTCCCTGCCGATTATCTGGAAATTGGGGTTTGGGATAGTGAGATTCGTCGCTTTGTGTTCTTTCAATTGAACTGGGTTTCCAGCAGTGAACGGCGCCTGGAACAGGATCCTGTGGTCGGCACACCCGGCGAGGGGTACACGGGGTATTTATTCCAGGAACGTTCCCCGTTGCTGGTTTCGGATGTGTCACGGCGCATGGATGTACGTCCCGCCGAAGGGCGAATGCCTGGAATGCGCTCGTTCCTCGGTTTGCCGCTCATGGCAGAGGGTGAGTTTGTCGGCACGCTGGAACTGGGCTCGCGGGTGGTGGGAGCATTTCGCGAAGAGGATCTGGGACTGATTCGTCTGCTCGGCGAGCAAGCGGCGCTTGCCATTCGCAATGCCTTGCTTTTCCGTGAAGAAAAGAAACGCAGCAGCGAGTTGAGCCGTTTGTCGCAACTCACCCAGGCATTTGGTTCGATGCGCGATCCCAAGAGCCTGTTTGCGCGGCTGGTGGAAAATGTGGCTCAACTCATCAGAGTCCATGTGGCGGGGTTCCTGCTTTACCATGAAGCCCAGCGCATTCTGGAAGCGCAGGTGCCTTTCTACGGGTTGCCCGATCAGATTGTGGAACTGTACCGTGTCAATGTGGGTATCAACAGCCCGCTGGAAAATGCCCTGCTCGAGCAGGATGTTTTGCTCAGCGAAGATGCCAGTGCGGATACCCTTTGGGAAAACCTGGGGCTGGCGTTTGTTGCCCAGGCTGCCAGTTTACATGAGACAGTGCTGGTGCCTCTGCAGTCGGGCGGACGCATGCTGGGGTATTTGCAGGTCTCTAACCGTGTTGAGGGCGGCTCTTTCACTCAGTCGGAATTGAACCTGCTGATGATTGTTGCCAATCAGGTGGCTTCGATTATCGAGAATGCCCTGCTGGTGCAGCAGTCCCGCCAGCGCGCTCAGCGGGCAGAAGCCCTGCGTCAGATCGTCAGTCTGACCAGTTCCGCCGCCAATCTGGATGAAATTCTGCAATTTTCGGTTCAGGAACTGGCGCGTTTACTGCGGGCAGAAGTAGGGGCGGTCTTCCTGATGGATCAAGCCCGTACAATGCTCAGTTTACACCGTGCTTCTTTCTTTGGTCCTCCCGTGGAAATCCCTGAGCGCGCCACACGCTTACAGGTGGACGATGCCCAATTCCCCTTCACCATCACCGAGTCTCAGGAAGTCCTGCGGGTGGGATTGATTAGCGATGAAGTGCCCATTATTCCCTTCTACCGCCATCTGCTCAATTTGTGGAAGGTGCGCTCGGTGCTGGCGGTGCCTTTAGTGGTACGCGGTTTGGGGGTGGGTGAATTGTGGTTTGGCAATTCTGGCGAAGATGCGTTTGATGCCCTGGATGTTCAGTTGGTGGCTACGGCTGCAGGACAGTTAGCGGGTGCCGTGGAGCAGATTTTCCTGCGCGAGCAAACCGATGAGAGTTTGCGCCGCCGGGTGGAGCAACTGATCTCCATCACCCGCATCAGTCGGGAATTAAGCAACTCGCTGGACCTGGATACTACTCTGAAGGTGATTCACAGCGAAGCGGTTCGGATTACCGGCGCCGATTGTGGTTCAATTCTTTTCTTTGATCCCAAGCAACCAGAAGAAGGACTGCCGGTTGTCCGCAGGGTGTATGGCGATGCCCACAGCGGGGAATTGACCGCTCTGGAACTGCGCGCGCTGGAAACTTTACAGGGTGTGCGTGAAGAGGATTTTGAGCGGGAAGGCATCACGCCACCCCATGCAGGTGTGCGATCCGGGTTGGCAGTGCCCATTCTCATCCGTCAGGTACTCGGAGGGGTAATTTCCCTGCACGGTTTGCGCCCTGGTCAGTTTGACGAAAATGCGCTGGAAATGGCGCAATCCTTAGCCGTGCAGGCGGCTGTAGCGTTGCGCAATGCCGTGCAATTTGAGGATGAGAGCCGCCGCAGTGCCTTGCTCAAACGTGAACTGGATACTCTGGCGGAATTGCTGGAGGTCTCCCGCTTCCTGCGACCTGACTTGCCTCTGGAAGAGTCTCTGGTAGCCATTGGCGGTGCCATTCGACAGGCTACACCGTTTCAGGTGAATGTGATCAGCGTGTATGAGCCTTCGGATGGCACGCTGAGACGGGTATGCGCCACCGGATTGACCCTGGAGCAGTGGGAAGAACTGAAATCACACGTTCAACCCTGGGAAAGTTTGCGTTCTCTCCTGCGCCCCGAGTTCCGCGTGGGCAATGTGTATTTCATTCCGGCGGATCGCTCGCCGTCCATCCCCGCTGATGTTCATGTGCTGGAGTTTGAGCAACCTACCACGGATGTGGGAAAAGATGCCTGGAATCCCGAAGATTTCCTGCTTGTCCCGTTGTACGACTCAGCGGGCAATCCTTTGGGCTTAATCAGTGTGGATATGCCTTCTGATGGGCGGCGTCCTGACCGTCCTACCTTTGAGGCTTTGGAAATCTTTGGCGTCCAAGCCGGTTTAATGATTGAGAGCCACCGCCGGGTTTCCATGTTGGAAGACCGCCTGAGTGAACTGGAAGGTGAGCGCGAGCGCTTGACCCGGGCGGCGGAAGCGGCGCGCCTGAACATGCCGGTGCTGTTACGCCGCGATCTGGATCACACCCTGGAACTGCAGGACCTCAACCGCCGGATTGAGCGCATCCGCGCCTCGCTGGAAATTGCTGCGCAAGCCAATGCTCAGGATGATGCCTTTGCGGTTCTGCGTACGCTGGCGCAGGGATTGCTCACCCGTTTTGCGTTACAGGTGGCGCTGATTGCCGAACGTACCCCCTCTGGCGTACGCTTGATTGAAGTGTTGGGCGCTGTCCCGGAAGGCTGTAATGTTGAAGCCCTGTTTGGTCAGCGTAATCCGCTTCGCCATTTGCTTCAGACGGGTGCGGAGCAGGGCAACGCTTTGCTGGTTGCCAGCCTTGACGCTAGTCCCGACTGGCATCAGAGCGCACTGCTCAACGGGTTGGAAGCCAAAAGTTTTGTGGGTTTGTACCTGCCGGGCAGAAGCGGCAAACGCTATGGTGTGCTGGTCGTTGGACGCCGCACTCTGGGGGCTTTCTCGGAAGAGGATCGGCGCATTTTTGAGCAATTAGCCCGCCAGGTGAGTACCGGTTTGCAAAACCTGCAATTGCTGGAAGAGACCCGCCGCCGCCTGGAAGAAGTCAACTACCTGCTGGACTTTAGCCTCAAACTCAGCACCCTCAAACCTGAGGAAATCTTCCGTTCGCTGGTGGAAAGCGTGCGCGAAGTTCTGCCACAAGCCCAGGCGGGCTGGGTGGGCTTGTTCGATGCTGAACGAGCCGTCATTACCCCACAGGTGGCTTCCGGGTATGTGGATAATGAGGCGGCGTTGAAGACTACCTATAGTCTGGTGAGCACAACCGGTCTGCTGGGTGATACCCCGCGCCTGCTGATGTTGCGCGTTTTGCGTACTGGCGAGCCTGTGCGTGTAGCCGAAGTGGATTTCCCCACCCAGTATCACCTCTCTCCCGAAGACCTGTTGAATTATCGACAAGCCACCCGAGGGCGTTTGCCCATCTCCTGCATGATGTTGCCCTTACGCCTGGCTGATAAAGTCAGCGGTGTGCTGGTGCTGGAAAATTTTGAACAGCCCGATGCCTTCCATGAGGATGATGAGGCTCTGGCGTATTCCTTTACCCAGCAGGCAGGGTTGGCGCTGGAGAATGCCCGTTTGTATCAGACGGTGGAAATGCGTGCCACCCAACTGCAAAACCTGACGCAGACTTCCAGCCGTTTGACTTCCAGCCTGCAACGCGAGGAACTGGTTTCGCAGTTGCTCGATTTGCTGGGCAGGGTGGTGCCTTACGATACCGCCACCCTCTGGCTGCGGGAAGGCAACCTGCTCACTGTCTTCTCGGCGCGTGGCTTTGAAGATGACCAGAGCCGGTTAGGCATCTCAGCCGCAGTGGAAGACAGTTTACTCTTCCGCGAGATGATTCAAACCGGCGCGCCGATTGCGGTCAAAGATGTGCGTTCCGATGTGCGCTTCCCCTCACTGGTGCCGCCAGATCGGCTTTCCTGGCTGGGCATCCCGTTGATCGTCAAAGGTGAGGTTATCGGGTTGATTGCCTGCGAGAAGAAAGAAGTGGGCTTCTACACGGATGAGTATCTCCAGGTGGCAACCACATTTGCCGGGCAGGCAGCCGTGGCGCTGGAAAACGCCCGCCTCTTCGAGGAATCGGTACGGCGTGCCGCCGAGTTGGATCAGCGCTCTCAGCGCCTGGCATTGCTCAATCGTCTCTCTGGAGAACTGGGACAGTCGCTGGATATCCCCTACATCCTGCGGGCGACGGGAGAACACCTGCGCGAAGCCCTTCGTGCCGACGTTGTGGCTTTTGTGCTGGTTTCCCCCGATGGGGAAACTTCTCTCGAATTGGAAGAACCTGTTCAGCCGGGAGTGTCTTTGCCGGTGGTTCTCAGAGACGTGCCTCTACTCCGTCACCTGAAGGACACTCAGGGCATCTTCAACTCCGATCATCTGGCGGAAGAAGCCTACCTGGGGGGCTGGTATGACGATTACTTTAAGAAGCGTGGTATTCAGTCCCTGCTCATCGTGCCGTTGATTGCCGCCAATACCCTGCATGGCTGGATTCTCCTGCAAAAGCGGGAAACCTATCGCTTTGCGGTGGCAGAAATCGAACTGGCGCGTACCGTGGCGAATCAGGCGGCTATTGCCATCCAGAACGCCCGTCTCTTTGAGGAAACCCGTAGTCTTACCGAATTCCTTGAGAAACGGGTGGAAGAACGCACCAGCGAACTGCGCCGCGAACACCAGAATTCGCAGACTCTCTTGCGGGTCATCAGCGAACTCTCTACCAGCCTGGATATGGATCTGGTGCTCAACCGCGCGCTGGGGGTCATCAACGATTCGCTGGGCTCAAACGAAAGTCTGGCTTTCATGTTGCAGAGCAATGGCAAGTCCTTCCGCGCCGGAGAAAATCTGGTGGCTACCTGGGAGAGCGCCGGACGCAAGGTGGCTTTGGAGCGGGAAATTACCATGCTGGTAGCCAAGAATCGCAAAGCCCTGCTCCTCTCCGACGTGCTGGCAGACTCGCGCTGGCAGATTCCTGCGGAAGAAACGCCTACCTATCGCAGTGTGCTGGCGGTGCCCATTATCATGGGTGAGGAAGTGCTAGGGGCTCTCCTGTTACTCCATCGAGAGGTGAACTACTTCCATGAAAACCAAATCCCGCTGGCAGAAGCCACAGCGCGGCAAATTGGCATTGCGATTAACAATGCTGAACTCTTCAACCTGATTCGCGATCAATCGGAACATTTGGGGAAGATGCTGCGCGAACAGCAAATCGAAGCCAGCCGCTCCCGCGCTCTGCTGGAAGCCATTGCCGATGGGGTGCTCGTCACCGATGGCGAGGGCAAGATTACCCTCTTCAACGCTTCTGCCGAGCGCATCCTGGATCTGCGGGCGCAGGAAGTGATAGGCCGGTCGCTGGAGCAGTTCTCCGGCTTGTTTGGACGGAGTGGGGCGAACTGGGTGCGTACCATTCGCAACTGGTCAAAAGAGCCCAAATCCTACGGCGGGGAGTTCTTCGCCGACCAGTTTGACCTGGACAACGGCAAGGTGATTGCCGTCCATCTGGCGCCGGTGTTCTGGCGTTCTCAGTTCCTGGGCACCGTCAGTATTTTCCGCGATATCACCCATGAGGTGCAGGTGGATCGCATGAAGTCCGAGTTTGTTGCGAATGTCAGCCATGAACTGCGTACGCCGATGACCTCTATCAAGGGCTATGTGGAAATCATGCTCCTGGGGGCTACTGGTGAACTGACCCCGCAACAGCGTCATTTCCTTGAGATTGTTAAGAACAACACCGAGCGTCTGGGTGTTTTAGTTAATGACCTGTTGGATCTTTCTCGCATCGAGTCGGGGAAGATCACCCTCAATATGACCGATTTGAACCTGCGCCTGCTGGCAGAAGAAGTCATGGAGTACGTCAGCCGTCGTTCGCAGGAAGAAGAAAAGCCGATGAACTTCTCGCTGGAGGTTGAGGAAAACCTTCCCACTGTACGTGGCGACGAAGAACGCATCCGTCAGGTGATAACAAATCTGGTGGTTAATGGGTACAACTATACACCCGAAAACGGACATGTCTGGGTACGCATCTTCCGCAATGATGGCGAGGTGCAGGTGGATGTGCAGGACGATGGCATTGGCATCAGTATCGAAGACCAGGAGCGCATCTTTGAACGCTTTTACCGCGGCGAAGACCCCCTGGTGTTGAAGACCGCAGGGACCGGTCTGGGCCTGGCGGTGGCAAAGACGATTGTCACCATGCACAACGGACGCATTTGGTTCAAGAGCAGTGGTATTCGTGGAGAAGGCAGTACATTCTCTTTCACTTTACCGCTCAATCCTGTGGAGTGA
- a CDS encoding response regulator transcription factor, translating into MAKILIAEDEPDIRDLVKFTLGFAGHEVIAVGNGEEAVEAARAEKPDLILMDVRMPRMTGYEACAAMKADPSIAHIPVVFLSAKGQESEIQTGLSVGASEYLLKPFAPMDLTQRVAELLAKFAGKG; encoded by the coding sequence ATGGCGAAAATTCTGATTGCCGAAGACGAACCCGATATTCGTGATCTGGTGAAATTTACCCTGGGATTTGCCGGGCATGAAGTCATTGCTGTGGGCAATGGAGAAGAAGCCGTTGAAGCGGCGCGTGCCGAAAAGCCCGATTTGATCCTCATGGATGTGCGCATGCCGCGCATGACAGGCTATGAAGCCTGCGCCGCCATGAAGGCTGACCCCTCTATCGCTCATATTCCTGTGGTGTTTCTCTCTGCCAAAGGGCAGGAATCGGAGATCCAAACCGGTCTCAGCGTGGGGGCTTCGGAGTACTTGCTCAAGCCGTTTGCTCCCATGGACTTGACGCAACGGGTGGCGGAACTGCTGGCAAAATTCGCCGGTAAGGGGTAG